A region of the Zymomonas mobilis subsp. mobilis ATCC 10988 genome:
CGCCAAAAACGGCGAAAAATTTCTGGCACCTCAAAAAGTTGAAGAAAAACCGGGTGCGGTCGTCAAAGCCTTTCCTCTCGGATTGCTTCTGGCCATTGAGCCTTGGAACTTCCCTTATTATCAGCTTGCCCGTATCGCGGGACCGTATCTGATCGCGGGGAATGCGCTTCTTGTGAAACATTCCTCTTCAGTGCCTCAAAGCGCCCATGCTTTTGAAGCCGTTTTGGAAGAAGCGGGCGCGCCCAAGGGTATTTATACCAATCTTGATGCCTCACCAGATCAGGTCAGCCAGATTATCGAAGATCCTCGGGTGCGTGGTGTGACCGTAACCGGTAGTGCTTCGGTTGGGGCTGAATTGGCCGCCAAAGCCGGTAAGATGTGGAAAAAATCGGTCATGGAGCTGGGCGGTAGTGATGCTTTCATTGTTCTTGACGGTGTCGATATAGATGACAAGCTGATTGATAAGGCTGCCTATGGACGGTTGTTTAACGCAGGGCAGGTTTGCTGCGCTGCCAAGCGTTTTATTATCGTTGGGCAAAAACGCGCCGAACTTTTCACTGAAAAGCTGAAGCAGCGCTTTGAAGCTCTGAAAATTGGTGATCCCATGGATGAATCTACCGATTTGGGGCCTTTGTCATCGGTTGGCGCACGAGATCAGGTTGTTAAGCAGGTCGAAAAAGCGGTTCAAAATGGCGCAAAGCTCGTTTGTGGCGGGAAGGCGATTGAAGGCAAGGGTGCCTTTATGAAGGCTGGCATCCTGACCGATATCAAGCGCGAGAATCCAGCCTATTTTGAAGAATTCTTTGGCCCTATTGCCCAGATTTATGCGGTAAAAGATGAGGCTGAAGCTATCGAGCTTGCCAATGACTCTCCTTATGGCTTGGGCGGTGCCGTTTTTGCGCCTGATGTGGAGCAGGGACGCAAAGTGGCAGAGCAAATTGAAACCGGCATGGTGGCGATCAACAAGCCCTTGTGGACTGCGCCTGAACTGCCTTTCGGTGGGGTCAAACATTCCGGCTATGGTCGTGAATTATCCCATTTCGGCATTCAGGAATTTATCAACTGGAAATTGATAGACGCTTCTGCTGCCTAAAAATTTCTTAAAATCCGTTTTAAGCGGAAAAGATAAAAGCCGGTCTGAAATTCAGATCGGCTTTTATTGTTTAGTCTATCTAAAAAAACAGGCCATCGAGAGATGACCTGTTTTAAATTTGAATTTTGGCTTTAGGCCTTAGTCAACAAAAGCTCGCTCGATTACGAAATCACCGGGTTCGCTGTTAGAGCCTTCTTTGAATCCCTGTTCATTGAGGTATTTTTCAAAGTCCTTAATCATGTCCATGCTACCACAAAGCATCAGGCGGTCTGTCGCTGGATCAAGCTTTTTCGGCAGACCAATCCGATCGGTGAATAAGGAACCATCCTCAATCATGGTATTGATGCGGCTAGTGCGCTCAAATTCTTCTCGGGTAACGGTTGGAATATAGGTGAATTGTTCTGCGGCTTCTTCGGAGACCAGCGGATCATCCGCAATCTGGTTTACCAGATCATCATAATAGGCAAGGTCGCTTACTCTGCGGACGCTGTGAACCAGAATGATTTTTTCAAAGCGATCGTAAATATCTGGATCGCGAATAATGCTTAAGAAGGGCGCAAGGCCGGTGCCTGTTGCTAACAGGAAAAGCCGCTTACCGGGTAAAAGGGTGTCTGCAACCAAGGTGCCAGTCGGTTTGCGTCCCAGATAAATTTCATCCCCTTCTTTAATTTTTTGAAGGTGAGAGGTCAGGGGGCCATTTTCGACTTTGATAGAAAGAAATTCTAATTCTTCCGCATAGGAAGGGCTGGCGACAGAATAAGCGCGTAAAAGCGGCTTTTTACTTTCACCGGGTAAACCGATCATCACGAATTCACCGGAACGGAAGCGGAAGCTGCTGGGTCTTGAAATAGTAAAACTAAAAAGTCTGTCATTCCAATGTTTGACCCATTGAACTTTTTCAACCGTCAGGACTTTATTCGGCTGTAATCCCGTGGTTTCGTCTAAGATTTCAGCGAATTCGCTCATTTTCTTTCCTTAATAATCCGATTAAATTAGCTATTTCCGTTTGTGATAATAAATATATTTGTGAAGAACATATTCTATCTATAACGGAAATATTAAGGTTATGATCCTTTATTGTTCCATTCTTTCAAAAATTATTTTTGAGTGGAAAATAGAACAACCCGTTATTGAAGTTTATTCAAAATTATGTTTTTTATGACTTGTCATTATAATTGTGAGCAAAAATGCCCATTTAATCATTAAGAGACAAGCTAGTTTTTGCGAATAAATCTCAATAATAGTTATTGATAAAAACGATCAATTGCCTTTTATTTTGTGAAAATCGGAAAAGGAATGACTATTTCTTTTTAGATTTTGCGCTATGGCCAGCGGCCAAAGACGAATGGTTGCTTTCTGAATCCAGTGCCGCATTTTCAGGTATTTTTAAATTGTCAGACGGCACATCTTCAATATCGATATTACTCGTATTTTCGTCATCATCGGCGGCGATTTCGTCAGCATTCGCCATTTCCTGATTTTGATCAGGTAATACCCGATTGGATGGGTGATGGCATGCCCCCAAAATGAGGAAGGACGCTGCAATAGCTAATGGCTTAAGAATGCGGACAGGGATGAGCATATTTCTCCTTTCTGGAGAGACTATGTTCTACGAATTACCCCGCTACCGCAACAAAAAGGCGGTGAATAGAAAGGGTTTTGGGGATTTCCTACCAAAATTTACAAAAAAAAGGCCGTTTTTCAAAAAAACGGCCTTTTTTAAAAACAGCTGCGGGAAAAACCGCGCTATTACGAAAAATTATTTTTCGGTTTTGGTGGTTTTCGTCGTAGTGACGTGAACGCTGGTGGAGTTAGCAACACCATTTTCAACGACCGCATTGTCAACAGCAGCATTGGTGTCCAAGATAGCTTCGTTATCAGCGCCATTGGTGTCGATGACGACACTGCTGTTTTCGGTGGCTGTTTCATTGGCAGGCTTCGAGCAAGCTGACAGACCGATAGAAGCAGCAGCAACGAGTGACAGGGCGATAATCTTCTTCATAATAAGGTTAACCTTTTGAATGTA
Encoded here:
- a CDS encoding ferredoxin--NADP reductase, coding for MSEFAEILDETTGLQPNKVLTVEKVQWVKHWNDRLFSFTISRPSSFRFRSGEFVMIGLPGESKKPLLRAYSVASPSYAEELEFLSIKVENGPLTSHLQKIKEGDEIYLGRKPTGTLVADTLLPGKRLFLLATGTGLAPFLSIIRDPDIYDRFEKIILVHSVRRVSDLAYYDDLVNQIADDPLVSEEAAEQFTYIPTVTREEFERTSRINTMIEDGSLFTDRIGLPKKLDPATDRLMLCGSMDMIKDFEKYLNEQGFKEGSNSEPGDFVIERAFVD
- a CDS encoding NAD-dependent succinate-semialdehyde dehydrogenase; translated protein: MAYESVNPATGETVKKYPDFSDKQVKDSVDRAATVFKNDWSQRTIAERSKVLHKAAEIFRSDVDKYAKLLTIDMGKKIAEARGEVKLSADILDYYAKNGEKFLAPQKVEEKPGAVVKAFPLGLLLAIEPWNFPYYQLARIAGPYLIAGNALLVKHSSSVPQSAHAFEAVLEEAGAPKGIYTNLDASPDQVSQIIEDPRVRGVTVTGSASVGAELAAKAGKMWKKSVMELGGSDAFIVLDGVDIDDKLIDKAAYGRLFNAGQVCCAAKRFIIVGQKRAELFTEKLKQRFEALKIGDPMDESTDLGPLSSVGARDQVVKQVEKAVQNGAKLVCGGKAIEGKGAFMKAGILTDIKRENPAYFEEFFGPIAQIYAVKDEAEAIELANDSPYGLGGAVFAPDVEQGRKVAEQIETGMVAINKPLWTAPELPFGGVKHSGYGRELSHFGIQEFINWKLIDASAA